The following are encoded in a window of Limibacter armeniacum genomic DNA:
- a CDS encoding ABC transporter permease — MFDIDKWQEILATISKNKLRTFLTAMSVAWGLYMLVFMLGAGSGLEHGILRGFGDYATNSGEVWGRRTSMPYAGLQAGRYVSFTYRDMEIIRNKVKGIDLLAPHSNRSFLVSRSNKSESLQIRGDVPDLQKIDPKNVSKGRFLNELDIKEKRKVVVIGRRAKQLLFDEEEEAIGDFVKIKGVFFKVVGIFQSKRNDEWALEQEKNLYIPLPTMQQALTNNERIDYFTFTALPDVAVSDVEKAVKEELRKIHKVSPEDKNAIGSWNMEEEFAKIQGMFLGINGLIWIVGVFTILAGVIGVSNIMLIVVKERTKEIGLRKALGATPFSIISLIIQESVFITAMSGYVGLFFGIMVVDGIRYLVDEVAGGVSMFASPSIDGSVALSALAFLVVSGMFAGILPAIKAAAVSPVEALRDE; from the coding sequence GCTTGGGGACTTTATATGTTGGTTTTTATGCTTGGGGCTGGTAGTGGACTGGAACATGGTATACTACGGGGCTTCGGGGACTATGCAACCAACAGTGGAGAAGTTTGGGGACGAAGAACCAGTATGCCATATGCGGGGCTACAGGCTGGACGGTATGTAAGTTTTACCTACCGTGATATGGAAATCATAAGGAATAAAGTGAAAGGAATAGACCTTTTGGCGCCACATTCCAACCGATCTTTTCTAGTATCAAGAAGCAACAAAAGTGAGTCACTTCAGATTAGGGGAGATGTTCCGGATCTTCAGAAGATCGACCCTAAAAATGTATCGAAAGGTCGTTTTTTGAATGAACTGGATATCAAGGAAAAGCGGAAAGTAGTGGTGATTGGCAGGAGAGCCAAGCAGTTGCTTTTTGATGAGGAAGAAGAAGCCATTGGCGATTTCGTGAAGATCAAAGGTGTGTTTTTCAAGGTTGTCGGGATTTTCCAGTCAAAAAGAAATGACGAATGGGCTTTGGAACAGGAAAAGAACCTGTATATACCACTCCCAACCATGCAACAGGCGCTGACGAACAACGAGCGCATTGACTACTTTACCTTTACAGCTTTGCCAGATGTGGCGGTGTCAGATGTAGAGAAAGCAGTAAAGGAAGAATTGAGGAAAATACATAAAGTGAGTCCTGAAGATAAGAATGCTATCGGTTCTTGGAACATGGAGGAAGAGTTTGCCAAAATACAGGGTATGTTTTTAGGTATTAATGGTCTTATCTGGATTGTGGGAGTATTTACCATTCTCGCTGGAGTGATTGGCGTGAGTAACATCATGCTGATTGTGGTGAAGGAACGTACCAAAGAAATTGGACTGAGAAAGGCATTGGGAGCAACTCCTTTTTCTATCATCTCCCTGATTATACAGGAGTCTGTTTTTATCACAGCAATGTCAGGGTATGTAGGGTTGTTTTTTGGGATTATGGTAGTGGATGGTATCCGTTATCTGGTAGATGAAGTGGCAGGAGGCGTAAGCATGTTCGCATCTCCTTCCATAGATGGTAGTGTCGCCCTTAGTGCTTTAGCATTTTTGGTTGTTTCAGGAATGTTTGCAGGGATTCTTCCTGCTATTAAGGCAGCTGCTGTTAGCCCTGTAGAAGCATTGAGAGATGAGTAA
- a CDS encoding efflux RND transporter periplasmic adaptor subunit codes for MKQVLTILAIVAVVGSAVGMGYYFYKNNDEPTEKYATVKPEMSDVFKKTVATGSIMPKKEITIKPQVSGILDKLYIEPGQKVKKGQLLAKIQVIPDMSSLSNAESQLRRAKITLENADKELKRQQRLYEQGVISSQEFQTFKREFDLAKENVESGKENLKIIKEGTASDAGASTTLVRSTVDGMVLDTPFKEGSQVIMSNNFNEGSTIATIADMGEMIFEGKVDESEVGKLQKGMPLKLKVGAIDGVEFNANLNYISPKGITEEGAIKFDVKANVALIDSVFLRAGYSANADIVLDKRLNVLTVEESNVTFNNDSTFVEVKIGEDKFEKRLLKTGLSDGINIEVLSGITKDDEIKKL; via the coding sequence ATGAAACAAGTCTTAACAATATTGGCAATTGTAGCAGTGGTTGGTAGTGCCGTTGGTATGGGGTATTATTTCTATAAAAATAATGATGAGCCGACAGAAAAGTATGCAACAGTAAAGCCTGAAATGAGCGATGTATTCAAGAAGACAGTCGCAACAGGCTCTATTATGCCAAAGAAAGAAATCACGATCAAGCCTCAGGTTTCGGGTATTTTGGATAAACTATATATCGAGCCAGGTCAAAAAGTGAAAAAAGGACAGTTGCTTGCCAAAATTCAGGTAATTCCAGACATGTCTAGCTTAAGTAATGCGGAGTCTCAGTTAAGAAGAGCTAAGATCACATTGGAGAATGCAGACAAGGAACTGAAACGTCAGCAGAGACTTTATGAGCAAGGGGTGATCTCAAGTCAGGAATTCCAGACTTTCAAACGTGAATTTGATCTGGCGAAAGAAAATGTGGAAAGTGGCAAAGAGAACCTGAAGATTATCAAGGAAGGTACAGCAAGCGATGCAGGAGCATCTACTACACTTGTTCGCTCAACAGTTGACGGAATGGTATTGGATACGCCATTTAAAGAAGGTAGCCAGGTGATTATGAGTAATAACTTTAACGAGGGTAGTACAATCGCCACTATTGCAGATATGGGTGAGATGATCTTCGAAGGTAAAGTGGATGAGTCTGAGGTGGGTAAGCTTCAGAAAGGAATGCCACTAAAACTGAAGGTTGGTGCTATTGATGGTGTGGAGTTCAATGCTAACCTGAATTACATTTCACCAAAAGGTATCACGGAAGAAGGAGCTATCAAGTTTGATGTGAAAGCAAATGTAGCGTTGATCGACAGTGTTTTCTTACGTGCTGGTTATAGCGCCAATGCAGATATCGTATTGGATAAACGCCTGAACGTACTGACAGTGGAGGAAAGTAATGTTACTTTCAATAACGATTCTACTTTTGTTGAGGTGAAAATAGGAGAGGACAAGTTTGAGAAGCGTTTGCTGAAAACAGGTCTTTCTGATGGTATTAATATCGAGGTTCTTTCAGGAATTACGAAAGACGATGAAATTAAAAAGTTGTAA